Below is a window of Synechococcus sp. RSCCF101 DNA.
CTGATGGCCACCCTTCTGGCCTACAGCCGGCTGTCGGGCAACAGCGAGCTCACCGCCCTGCGCAGTGTCGGGCTGAGCACCAGCCGGATCGTGGCGCCCGCGCTGGCGGTGGCTCTGCTGATGACGGGACTGACCTTCGTCTTCAACGACGTGATCGTTCCCCGCACCAACACGATGGCGGAGGTGAATCTGCGCCGGGCACTCGGCAAGGCGATCGCCACGGAGCAGGGCAAGAACGTGGTCTATTCCCGCTTCGGCAGGATCGTGAATGCCGAGGACGGTGAATCCGCACGCGGCCTGGTGCAGCTCTTCTACGCCCGCCGGTTCGATGACGGTGAGATGCAGGGGGTGACGGTGCTGGACTTCTCCCGTGCCGACACCACCCAGATGCTGATGGCCGAGCGGGGGGTCTGGAACGAGGAGCGGGCTCTCTGGGAGTTCCGCGACGGACGTGTGGTGACCCTCACCGGTGAGGAGGGTGCCGCCACCTCCGCCAACTTCGATCGCTATTTCTACCCCCTCAGCCGCGGACCGATCGAGGTGGCCCAACTGCCCGACGACGCGGCTCACATGACGCTGGCTCAGGCCAGGAGCGCGGAACGCCTGCTGCTGGAGGCCGGAGATCAGAAGGAGGCGCGTCGCCTGCGGGTGCGGATCCAGGAGAAATTCACCCTGCCCATGGCCTGCCTGGTGTTCGGCCTGATCGGAAGCAGCCTGGGAGCCAGGCCGAACGCCCGCACCAGCCGCAGCCAGGGCTTCGGCATCAGCGTGGTTCTGATCCTCATCTATTACATCCTCAGCTTCAGCTTCAGCTCCCTCGGGGTGAAGGGCACCCTCTCCCCGATGCTGGCCGCCTGGTCGCCCGTGGCGATCAGCCTCGGCTTCGGTGCCGTTCTGCTCCGCCTCGCGAGCCGCTGATCAGCGATCAGCCTTCTGGAACCGCACCGGGCCGCGTGCTGCGGCGGGATCGCCCCCGGACCCGGCAGACTGGCCCCAGTGATAGTGATCCCGCCTGGTGAGCGACCCGGTCATCGCCTTGGGCCTTCTCGGCTTCTCTCTGCTGCTGCTGGCCCTGCCTCTGGCCTTCTGGGCCAGCGGCGGCCAGAAGCCGATGGCCGCCGTGCGGGTGCTGGTGGCCAGTGCCAATCTCACCCTCACAGCTCAGCTGGTGCTGCGCTGGTGGGAATCGGGTCATTTCCCGATCTCCAATCTCTACGAATCGCTCTGCTTTCTCGCCTGGGCCTGCAGCCTCACCCAGCTGCTGGTGGAGCGCCAGTGGCCCTCACCTCTGGTGGCCGCCTCCACCACGCCGATGGCCCTGGGCTGCGTGGCCTTCGCCAGTTTCGTTCTGCCGGGAACACTGCAGGATGCCGCGCCCCTGGTGCCGGCCCTCCGCTCCAGCTGGCTGGTCATGCACGTGAGCGTGATCATGGTCAGTTACGCCGCCCTGGCTGTCGGTTCGCTGCTCTCCCTGGCGGTGCTCTGCCTGGAGCCCGGTCAGGCGCTGGAGCTGAGGAGCAGCTCGATCGGCAGCGGCGGTTTCCGTCAGGCGCTGCTGCAGGCCACCGACGGGCCCCTGGACCTGCGACCGGTGGCCATCGGCCGCAGCGAGCAGCTCGACAGCCTCAGCTACCGCACCATCACGGTCGGCTTCCTGCTGCTGACGGTGGGCATCATCAGCGGTGCGGTCTGGGCCAACGAGGCATGGGGCAGCTGGTGGAGCTGGGACCCGAAGGAGACATGGGCCCTGATGTGCTGGCTCGTCTACGCGGCCTATCTCCACATGCGGCTCAGCCGGGGCTGGCAGGGCAGACGCCCCGCCATCGTGGCCGTGGCGGGGCTGGTGGTGATCCTGGTCTGCTACATCGGCGTCAACCTGCTGGGCATCGGACTGCACAGCTACGGCTGGTTCCTGCAGGCCTGATCCGAGAGCCGGCTCAGACGAGCACAGCCTCAGGGCGCCGGCTGGCGCGGATGCCACGGATGGCCTCGGCGTAATCGGGCTGGTTGAACACGCCCGACCCCGACACGATCGCGTTGGCCCCAGCCTCGATCACCTGCCAGGCGTTGGCCCCCTTGATGCCGCCATCCACTTCGATCCAGGGATCGAGGCCGCGCTCATCACAGCGGCGACGCAGCTCGCGGATCTTCTCCACCTGGGAGGGGATGAAGCTCTGGCCACCGAATCCGGGGTTCACGCTCATGATCAGCACCAGGTCGCAGAGCTCCAGGCAGTAATCCAGCGTGTCGAGCGGCGTGCTGGGGTTGAGCACCGCTCCGGCCTTCTTGCCGAGGTCGCGGATCTGGGACAGGTTGCGGTGCAGGTGGGGGCAGGCCTCCACCTGCACGCTGATGATGTCGGCGCCCGCCTTGGCGAAGTCGGCCACGTACTTCTCCGGCTCCACGATCATCAGGTGCACATCAAGCGGCTTGCTCGTCACCGGACGCAGCGCCTCAACGATGAGGGGACCGATCGTGATGTTGGGCACGAAACGCCCATCCATCACATCGACGTGGATCCAGTCGGCACCGGCGGCGTCCACGGCCCGGACCTCTTCACCGAGGCGAGCGAAATCGGCGGAGAGAATGGAGGGTGAAACCACCAGTGACTTGCTGCTCATCGGACGGGGACGCTCGGACCGGGCGATTGTAAGAAGCTCCCGCCGCCAGAAATCCCACTGCCGTCGCTGATACCATTTCCTCCTGGCCAGGTCCGAGAGGTGCCTTGCGGCCGCCGCTGCGTCCACACCCGACACACCGGCGACATTCCCTCAGGGATGCCGTCACCCGGGAGTCCGGCCGGGGTCGCATGGGTTCCGTCCTGAGCCCCAACCCCTTCTGCCCTTCTCCCCCCCGTCGTGGATCGCACCCTCATCCAGGAACTGCTCGAAGTCGTTGAGCAGGCCGCCATCGCCTCCGCCAAGCTCACCGGGCAGGGCCTCAAGAACGAAGCCGATGAGGCCGCGGTCGAGGCCATGCGCCAGCGCATGGGTCAGATCGCCATGCAGGGCCGGATCGTGATCGGCGAGGGCGAGCGCGACGAGGCGCCGATGCTCTACATCGGTGAGGAAGTGGGCAGCGGCACGGGCCCCGGGGTCGATTTCGCCGTGGACCCCTGTGAGGGAACCAACCTCTGCGCCAACGCCCAGGACGGCTCGATGGCCGTTCTCGCGGCCAGTGAGCGGGGCGGACTCTTCAACGCACCCGACTTCTACATGAACAAGCTGGCGGCACCCCCGGCCGCCAAGGGCAAGGTGGACATCCGCAACAGCGCCACCGAGAACCTCAAGATCCTGGCCGACTGCCTCGGCCTGGCCATGAGCGAGCTGGTGATCGTCTGCATGGACCGGGCGCGCCACAAGGGCCTGATCGCCGAGATCCGCGGGACCGGCGCCCGGGTGAAGCCCATCAGCGACGGCGATGTGAGCGCGGCGATCGCCTGCGGGTTCGAGGGGACCGGCACCCATGCCCTGATGGGCATCGGCGCCGCACCCGAGGGCGTCATCTCCGCTGCGGCACTGCGCTGCCTCGGTGCCCACTTCCAGGGTCAGCTCGTCTACGACCCGGCTGTGGCCCAGACCAAGGAATGGGAAGGCCTGACCCGGGAGGGCAACCTGGCCCGGCTGAGCGAGATGGGCATCACCGACCCCGACAAGGTGTATGAAGCCAGTGAACTGGCCTGCGGCGAGCACGTGGTCTTCGCGGCCAGCGGCATCACCGACGGCCTGCTGTTCAAGGGCGTCCGCTTCGAACGGGACTGCCTCCGCACCAGCTCGCTGATCATCAGTTCGCTGGACAGCACGGCCCGCTTCACCGACACCATCCACATCAAGCCCGGCGCCCAGAAAGTGGCTCTGCGCTGACACCGATCGGTTCCCCGAGGCACCGCGTCACCTGCCATGCACATCGCCGTTGTTGGACTGAGCCATCGCACGGCTCCGGTCGAGGTTCGGGAGCGCCTCAGCATCCCCGAGCAGACGATCGAGTCCTCGCTCAACGCCCTCAAGGGCGACGACGAGGTGATCGAAGCCTCGATCCTGAGCACCTGCAACCGGCTGGAGATCTACGCCCTGCTGCGCCATCCCGACCAGGGACTGGATGCGGTGGGGGAATTCCTCAGCCGGCACTCGGGCCTGGGCATTGATGAGCTGACCCCGCACCTGTTCACGTACCACCACCGGGATGCCGTGAACCACCTGCTGCGGGTGGCGGCCGGGCTCGACAGCCTGGTGCTCGGGGAGGGTCAGATCCTGTCCCAGGTGAAGCGCATGGTGCGGCTCGGACAGGAGCACCGGTCGATCGGGCCGATCCTGAACCGACTGCTCACCCAGGCCGTGAGCACCGGCAAGCGGGTCCGCAGCGAAACCAATCTGGGCACGGGCGCCGTGTCCATCAGCTCGGCCGCCGTGGAGCTGGCCCAGCTCAAGGTGGGCCAGGCCCGTGGTCTCGATGCGCTGGTCAGCCTGGATCAGGAGCAGGTGGCCGTGGTGGGCGCCGGTCGGATGAGCCGGCTGCTGATCCAGCACCTGAAGGCCAAGGGCTGCGCCGGTGTGGTGCTGCTGAACCGGACGATCGAAACCGCCCGGCGGCTGGCCGCGGACTTCCCCGATCTGCCCGTGCAGGTGCGGCCACTGTCGGATCTCGACCAGTGCCTCAGCACCTGCTCGCTGATCTTCACCAGCACGGCCGCCGATGAGCCCCTGATCGATGCGGCGCGGCTGCAGCCCCTCAATCGCCGCGCGTCGCTTCGGCTGATCGACATCGGGGTACCGCGCAACATCAGCGCCGATGTGGAGCAGATCGAGGGCGTCGACGCGTTCGATGTGGATGATCTTCAGGAAGTGGTCAACCGCAACCAGGAGTCACGACGCCAGATCGCGGAAGAGGCCGAGGGTCTGCTGGCCGAGGAATCGCGCCTGTTTCTCGAGTGGTGGGATGGCCTGGAGGCGGTTCCCACCATCAACCGCCTGCGCACCCATCTCGAGGCGATTCGTGAACAGGAACTCCAGAAGGCCTTCAGCCGCATGGGGCCGGATTTCTCCGCCCGTGAACGCAAGGTGGTTGAAGCCCTGAGCAAGGGCATCATCAACAAGATCCTGCACACACCGGTGACCAACCTCCGTGCCGCCCAGCCCAGGCCGCAGCGGCACCAGGCCCTGCGGGTGGTGGAGGAACTGTTCGCACTGGAGCAGCCGCCGGAGGCCTGAAGTTCACGGCAGGGGCAGTCGCTGAGGTGAGCAGCGATGCCAGCTCCGCCCACCATGATCCGTTAAGTTCGGCAGGCCTGGCCTGCAGCCCGAGGGGAATGCCATGAAGCGAGTTCTGTCGATCATCCTGGGAGGTGGCGCGGGAACCCGCCTGTACCCGCTCACCAAGATGCGCGCCAAACCGGCGGTGCCTCTGGCCGGCAAGTATCGACTGATTGATATCCCCATCAGCAACTGCATCAACTCCGGCATCAACAAGATGTACGTGCTGACGCAGTTCAACAGCGCCTCGCTCAATCGGCACCTCACCCAGAGTTACAACCTTTCCGCCGGTTTCGGCCAGGGTTTTGTTGAAGTCCTCGCCGCCCAGCAGACACCGGAGAGTCCGAGCTGGTTCGGGGGCACGGCGGATGCCGTGCGCAAATACCAGTGGCTGTTCCAGGAATGGGACGTGGATCAGTACCTGATCCTCTCCGGCGACCAGCTGTACCGGATGGACTACAGCCTCTTCGTCAAGCATCACATCGAGACCGGGGCCGATCTCAGCGTCGCGGCGCTGCCGGTGGATGAGGCCCAGGCTCAGGCCTTCGGGCTGATGCGCACCGATGTGGAAGGCTCGATTCTCGAATTCAGCGAGAAGCCCAAGGGAGAGGCGCTGCATGCCATGGCCGTGGACACATCCCGCTTCGGCCTCTCTGGCGAGGACGCCGCGAAGCGCCCCTATCTGGCATCGATGGGCATCTATGTGTTCAGCCGCGAGACCCTGTTCGATCTGATCAACAGCAACCCGGGCCACAAGGACTTCGGCAAGGAGATCATCCCCGAGGCCCTCAAGCGGGGCGACAAGCTGCAGAGCTATGTCTTCAACGATTACTGGGAGGACATCGGCACGATCGGGGCCTTCTACGAAGCCAATCTGGCTCTCACCCAGCAACCCGATCCGCCGTTCTCGTTCTACAACGAGGAATTCCCCATCTACACCCGGCCCCGCTACCTGCCTCCCAGCAAACTGCTCGACACGCAGGTCACGGAGTCGATCATCGGCGAAGGGTCGATGCTCAAGGCCTGCAGTGTGCACCGCTGCGTGCTGGGTGTGCGCTCCCGCGTGGAGAGCGAATGCGTGCTGCAGGACTCCCTGATGATGGGCGCTGATTTCTTCGAGTCCGCTGAAGAACGGGCCGCCCTGCGTGCGAGGGGTGGCATCCCTGTGGGCGTCGGCTCGGGCACCACCGTGAAGGGAGCGATTCTCGACAAGAACGTCCGCATCGGCAACAACGTCACCATCGTCAACAAGGACCGCATTGAGGAAGCCGACCGGCCGGAGCTCGGGTTCTACATCCGCAACGGAATCGTGGTGATCGTCAAGAACGGCAGCGTCGCCGACGGCACGGTGATCTGACCCGGCACCCATCGCGGCAGCCGGGCAGAAGGCTGTGACCCATCGCTGACAGTCGTGCCGACGGGCGGTCGGGGCGGCCCGGAATGGTCACACTGGCGACAGGTCCGGCATTTCCTGCATGGCAAAGGCACACTTCGGCCTGATCGGGTTGGGCGTGATGGGCGAGAACCTCGTCCTCAACGCCGAACGGAATGGGTTCTCCAGCGTGGTCTACAACCGCACCACGTCCAAGACCGATGAGTTCCTCGCCGGACGTGGTGCCGGCAAGCAGATCGTTGGTGCGGCGACCCTGGAGGAGTTCGTGGCCAGCCTGGAACGGCCACGGCGGATTCTGATGATGATCAAGGCCGGTCCGGCCATCGATGCGGTGATCGACCAGCTCGATCCGCTCCTGGAGGAGGGCGACCTGCTGATCGATGGCGGCAACTCGCTGTACACCGACACCGAACGCCGCGTCGCCCGCCTGGAGAGCCGCAGTTTCGGCTACATCGGCATGGGCGTTTCCGGTGGAGCCAAGGGCGCTCTGGAGGGTCCGAGCATGATGCCGGGCGGAACGAAGGCCTCCTACGACGCCATCGAAAGCCTGGTGACCACGATGGCGGCCCAGGTGGAGGACGGCCCCTGTGTGACCTACATCGGACCCGGCGGTGCCGGCCATTTCGTCAAGACGGTCCACAACGGCATCGAGTACGGGATCGAACAGGTGCTGGCCGAGGCCTATGACCTGATGAAGCGCATCGGCGGCCTCAGCGGCAGCGCCATGGCCGATGTGTTCGCCCACTGGAACAGCACCGAGGAGCTGGCCTCCTATCTGGTGGAGATCACCGAGGTCTGTCTGCGCCGCCGGGACGACGACGGCACGGATCTGGTGGAGGCGATCGTCGATCAGGCCGGCCAGAAGGGCACCGGTCTGTGGACCGTGATCAGCTCCCTGGAGATGGGCGTGCCCGTGCCGACGATCTATGCCGCCCTCAACGCCAGGGTGATGAGCTCACTGAGGCCCCAGCGGCAAATCGCCGAGGGCATTCTGCAGGGCCCCGGCCCCGTGGAGGCGTCCGTCCTGGGAGATCCGGCCGCTGGCATGGCGCCCCTGATGGATGCCTGTGTGCTGGCCTGCATGGCCAGCTACGCCCAGGGCATGGCCCTGATGCAGGAGGCCTCGAGCCTGCACAGCTACAACCTGCACATGCCCTCGATCGCTCAGATCTGGAAAGGCGGCTGCATCATCCGCGCCAGGCTGCTGAAACGCATCCAGGACGCCTACAACACCGATCCCTCCCTCGCCAATCTGCTCATCGATCCCTGGTTCGCCGACCAGGTGAACCGGCGCCTGCCCTCCCTGGCCGCGGTGGTGGCGGCGGCCAGTCGCAGCGGCATCCCCGTGCCCTGCCTGAGCAGCAGCCTCGACTACATCAACAGCTACCGCACGGCGCGGCTGCCCCAGAACCTCGTTCAGGCCATGAGGGACTGCTTTGGCGCTCACACCTACCAGCGGGTAGACAAGGAGGGAACCTTCCACACCGAGTGGCTCGACTGAGCCCACGGTGCAGCTCGCACCTCAGCCATGA
It encodes the following:
- a CDS encoding LptF/LptG family permease; the encoded protein is MGRATLKPPRWLRPTIMDRWLVGELVGPLLFAIAAFTVVSLSVGVMFELVRRVVESGLPVTVAVEILGLRLPGFLVLSFPMATLMATLLAYSRLSGNSELTALRSVGLSTSRIVAPALAVALLMTGLTFVFNDVIVPRTNTMAEVNLRRALGKAIATEQGKNVVYSRFGRIVNAEDGESARGLVQLFYARRFDDGEMQGVTVLDFSRADTTQMLMAERGVWNEERALWEFRDGRVVTLTGEEGAATSANFDRYFYPLSRGPIEVAQLPDDAAHMTLAQARSAERLLLEAGDQKEARRLRVRIQEKFTLPMACLVFGLIGSSLGARPNARTSRSQGFGISVVLILIYYILSFSFSSLGVKGTLSPMLAAWSPVAISLGFGAVLLRLASR
- the ccsB gene encoding c-type cytochrome biogenesis protein CcsB → MSDPVIALGLLGFSLLLLALPLAFWASGGQKPMAAVRVLVASANLTLTAQLVLRWWESGHFPISNLYESLCFLAWACSLTQLLVERQWPSPLVAASTTPMALGCVAFASFVLPGTLQDAAPLVPALRSSWLVMHVSVIMVSYAALAVGSLLSLAVLCLEPGQALELRSSSIGSGGFRQALLQATDGPLDLRPVAIGRSEQLDSLSYRTITVGFLLLTVGIISGAVWANEAWGSWWSWDPKETWALMCWLVYAAYLHMRLSRGWQGRRPAIVAVAGLVVILVCYIGVNLLGIGLHSYGWFLQA
- the rpe gene encoding ribulose-phosphate 3-epimerase; protein product: MSSKSLVVSPSILSADFARLGEEVRAVDAAGADWIHVDVMDGRFVPNITIGPLIVEALRPVTSKPLDVHLMIVEPEKYVADFAKAGADIISVQVEACPHLHRNLSQIRDLGKKAGAVLNPSTPLDTLDYCLELCDLVLIMSVNPGFGGQSFIPSQVEKIRELRRRCDERGLDPWIEVDGGIKGANAWQVIEAGANAIVSGSGVFNQPDYAEAIRGIRASRRPEAVLV
- the glpX gene encoding class II fructose-bisphosphatase, which gives rise to MDRTLIQELLEVVEQAAIASAKLTGQGLKNEADEAAVEAMRQRMGQIAMQGRIVIGEGERDEAPMLYIGEEVGSGTGPGVDFAVDPCEGTNLCANAQDGSMAVLAASERGGLFNAPDFYMNKLAAPPAAKGKVDIRNSATENLKILADCLGLAMSELVIVCMDRARHKGLIAEIRGTGARVKPISDGDVSAAIACGFEGTGTHALMGIGAAPEGVISAAALRCLGAHFQGQLVYDPAVAQTKEWEGLTREGNLARLSEMGITDPDKVYEASELACGEHVVFAASGITDGLLFKGVRFERDCLRTSSLIISSLDSTARFTDTIHIKPGAQKVALR
- a CDS encoding glutamyl-tRNA reductase, whose protein sequence is MHIAVVGLSHRTAPVEVRERLSIPEQTIESSLNALKGDDEVIEASILSTCNRLEIYALLRHPDQGLDAVGEFLSRHSGLGIDELTPHLFTYHHRDAVNHLLRVAAGLDSLVLGEGQILSQVKRMVRLGQEHRSIGPILNRLLTQAVSTGKRVRSETNLGTGAVSISSAAVELAQLKVGQARGLDALVSLDQEQVAVVGAGRMSRLLIQHLKAKGCAGVVLLNRTIETARRLAADFPDLPVQVRPLSDLDQCLSTCSLIFTSTAADEPLIDAARLQPLNRRASLRLIDIGVPRNISADVEQIEGVDAFDVDDLQEVVNRNQESRRQIAEEAEGLLAEESRLFLEWWDGLEAVPTINRLRTHLEAIREQELQKAFSRMGPDFSARERKVVEALSKGIINKILHTPVTNLRAAQPRPQRHQALRVVEELFALEQPPEA
- a CDS encoding glucose-1-phosphate adenylyltransferase yields the protein MKRVLSIILGGGAGTRLYPLTKMRAKPAVPLAGKYRLIDIPISNCINSGINKMYVLTQFNSASLNRHLTQSYNLSAGFGQGFVEVLAAQQTPESPSWFGGTADAVRKYQWLFQEWDVDQYLILSGDQLYRMDYSLFVKHHIETGADLSVAALPVDEAQAQAFGLMRTDVEGSILEFSEKPKGEALHAMAVDTSRFGLSGEDAAKRPYLASMGIYVFSRETLFDLINSNPGHKDFGKEIIPEALKRGDKLQSYVFNDYWEDIGTIGAFYEANLALTQQPDPPFSFYNEEFPIYTRPRYLPPSKLLDTQVTESIIGEGSMLKACSVHRCVLGVRSRVESECVLQDSLMMGADFFESAEERAALRARGGIPVGVGSGTTVKGAILDKNVRIGNNVTIVNKDRIEEADRPELGFYIRNGIVVIVKNGSVADGTVI
- the gndA gene encoding NADP-dependent phosphogluconate dehydrogenase — translated: MAKAHFGLIGLGVMGENLVLNAERNGFSSVVYNRTTSKTDEFLAGRGAGKQIVGAATLEEFVASLERPRRILMMIKAGPAIDAVIDQLDPLLEEGDLLIDGGNSLYTDTERRVARLESRSFGYIGMGVSGGAKGALEGPSMMPGGTKASYDAIESLVTTMAAQVEDGPCVTYIGPGGAGHFVKTVHNGIEYGIEQVLAEAYDLMKRIGGLSGSAMADVFAHWNSTEELASYLVEITEVCLRRRDDDGTDLVEAIVDQAGQKGTGLWTVISSLEMGVPVPTIYAALNARVMSSLRPQRQIAEGILQGPGPVEASVLGDPAAGMAPLMDACVLACMASYAQGMALMQEASSLHSYNLHMPSIAQIWKGGCIIRARLLKRIQDAYNTDPSLANLLIDPWFADQVNRRLPSLAAVVAAASRSGIPVPCLSSSLDYINSYRTARLPQNLVQAMRDCFGAHTYQRVDKEGTFHTEWLD